GTCGGAGCTTCTCGTCGCCCGCGAGCTCGGCGGCCGCGCCCTGGACCACGATCCGGCCGAGGTTCAGCACGACAGCGGTGTCCGCGACCGACAGCGCGCTGCGCGCGTTCTGCTCGACGAGTACGACGGTGAGCTTGAGCTCGTCCCGCAACCGGCGCAAGGTCGCCATGATCTGCGCGGTGATTCGCGGAGCCAGTCCGAGCGACGGCTCATCGAGCAGCAGCAGGCTGGGTCGGCTCATGAGCGCACGGCCGATCGCCAGCATCTGACGCTCACCGCCGGACAAGGTCTCCGCCGGCTTGCGGCTGCGGTCGGCCAGCGGCGGGAACAGCTCGAAGACCTCAGCCAGGCTCGTCCGGCACTCGGCCCGGTCGCCCCGCCACGCCGCGCCGAGCCGCAGGTTCTCTTCCACGGTGAGCTCGGTGATGACGCCCCGACCGTCCGGGACATGGGCGACCCCGTGCCGGACCACGTCCTCGATCTTCGTGGTCGTGAGGTCGTGATCGGCGTACCGGATCGTGCCGGATGCCGGGCGAACCAGGCCGTTGATCGAGCGCAGCATGGTCGTCTTGCCGGCGCCGTTCGCGCCGAGCACCGCCGTGATCTGACCGTCGGGGACCTCGAGGGTGACGTCGTCGAGCGCGCGGACGGATCCGTACGTCGTCACCACGTGGTCAAGCTCGAGCATCGCCCACCTCGCGGGTGGAGGCGTCGACCTGCTCGCCGAGGTATGCCTCGAGCACCTTCGGGTCGTCACGGACCTCGGCGGGGGTTCCGGTTGCGATGCACCGCCCGAAGTCGAGCACAGCGATCCGGTCGCACACCCCCATGACGAGGTCCATGTGGTGCTCCACGAGCAGCACCGCCGTCTCGTCCTTGAGACCGCGGACCAACTCGCTCAGCTCGGTCATCTCCTGAGCCGACAGTCCGGACGCCGGCTCGTCGAGCAACAGCAGCTTGGGCTCCGCGACCAGGGCGCGGGCGAGCGCGACCCGCTTCTGCACGCCGTACGGAAGCTGGCTGGGCAGCTGCGGCGCGGTCGACTCGATCCCCAGCCGGCGCAACGCCTCCAGCGCGCGACCGCGCAGCCGGCGCTCGTCGTTGTCGCTGTAGGGCAGACCGAACAGGCCGGAGGCGAACCACGCCTTCGCGTGCCGGTCGGCACCCACGAGGACGTTGTCGAGAACGCTCAGCTGAGGGAACAGCCCCAACGACTGAATCGTGCGGGCGATACCCAGCGACGCAAGCTGGTGCGGGCGATGGCGTTTCAACGGCATGCCCTGCCACTGCAACGATCCGCCGGTCGGGCGGACGAAGCCGCAGACGACGTTGAACAACGTGGTCTTGCCGGCGCCGTTCGGCCCGATGACTCCCACGACCTCGCCCGTGGAGACCCACGCCGAGACATCCGAGAGAGCGGTCAGCCCGCCGAACCGCACCGAGACATGCTCGACCTCGAGGAGCACCGCCACGCCGCGACCCTCCTACCGCCCGGCCCCCACCTCGTTTCCGGCGAACCCTAGCGGCGTGGTCGTCGCCCGGCTAGCGGTGGTCCTTGCGCTGCGCATCGAGGCGCGCGCGACGTGCCGCTTTTCACGAGCGGTCGGCGGGGTCGATCGACTGATCGGCGGGTCTACTTCGCGCGGGTTACCTGACGCGGATCGACCGGTTCACCGCAGTGCGCGCAGGTGAGCCGGGCAACCAGCCGATGACCGCAGGAGTGCTCGAGCGGCATCGGCGGCCCGCTCCTCAGCGGGCGATGCCGATCGCCCCACTGCATGAGAGTGAGGATCACCGGGTACAGGTCGCGCCCGGCAGCAGTCAGAACGTACTCGTCGCGCGGCGGGTGCTCGCTGTAACGCCGGCGTTCGAGAATGCCGTGGTCGACCAGGGTGCGCAGGCGGGCGGCGAGAGTGTCGCGCGGCGCGCCGGTGTTGTGCAGCATCTCCTCGAACCGACGGCTGCCGAGAAAGACCTCGCGGACCGCGAGCAGCGCCCATTTCTCGCCGACGATCTCCAGTGTGCGGGCGACCGAGCAGGTGCGGGGAGCAGCGGCGGTGACGGCCATGCCGCCAAGCCTAGCGCAGTCAGTCGGTTTTTCGGACTAACTCGTGGTAGCGTCAGTCCGGATTTCGGACTCACCACCCGTGGAGGCCGCTGTGACCCTCGCCGACGCCGCCGTTTCGCATCGCCGGCTCTCCCCCGCCGCGATCGCCGTCGCCGTGCTGTCGCTCGGCGTCTTCATGTCGAGCCTCGACCTGTTCATCGTCAATCTCG
This genomic stretch from Mycobacteriales bacterium harbors:
- a CDS encoding ABC transporter ATP-binding protein, with the translated sequence MLELDHVVTTYGSVRALDDVTLEVPDGQITAVLGANGAGKTTMLRSINGLVRPASGTIRYADHDLTTTKIEDVVRHGVAHVPDGRGVITELTVEENLRLGAAWRGDRAECRTSLAEVFELFPPLADRSRKPAETLSGGERQMLAIGRALMSRPSLLLLDEPSLGLAPRITAQIMATLRRLRDELKLTVVLVEQNARSALSVADTAVVLNLGRIVVQGAAAELAGDEKLRHAYLGF
- a CDS encoding ABC transporter ATP-binding protein, producing the protein MAVLLEVEHVSVRFGGLTALSDVSAWVSTGEVVGVIGPNGAGKTTLFNVVCGFVRPTGGSLQWQGMPLKRHRPHQLASLGIARTIQSLGLFPQLSVLDNVLVGADRHAKAWFASGLFGLPYSDNDERRLRGRALEALRRLGIESTAPQLPSQLPYGVQKRVALARALVAEPKLLLLDEPASGLSAQEMTELSELVRGLKDETAVLLVEHHMDLVMGVCDRIAVLDFGRCIATGTPAEVRDDPKVLEAYLGEQVDASTREVGDARA
- a CDS encoding helix-turn-helix domain-containing protein, coding for MAVTAAAPRTCSVARTLEIVGEKWALLAVREVFLGSRRFEEMLHNTGAPRDTLAARLRTLVDHGILERRRYSEHPPRDEYVLTAAGRDLYPVILTLMQWGDRHRPLRSGPPMPLEHSCGHRLVARLTCAHCGEPVDPRQVTRAK